The following are encoded together in the Daucus carota subsp. sativus chromosome 5, DH1 v3.0, whole genome shotgun sequence genome:
- the LOC108223319 gene encoding cytochrome c oxidase subunit 6b-3: MGEIELKTAPADFRFPTTNQSRHCFTRYIEFHRCVAAKGDEATECEKFAKYYRSLCPGEWVDRWNEQRENGIFPGPL; the protein is encoded by the exons ATTGAATTGAAAACTGCACCAGCTGATTTTCGCTTTCCAACAACAAATCAAAGCAGACATTGCTTCACGCGCTACATTGAGTTTCACAG GTGCGTGGCAGCAAAGGGTGACGAAGCTACTGAATGTGAGAAATTTGCGAAATACTACCGTTCCCTGTGCCCGGGTGAATGG GTTGATAGGTGGAATGAGCAGAGAGAAAATGGTATTTTTCCAGGGCCCCTTTAA